The sequence CATCGCCACCGGGCACGGGCACTCGACCGGAACGCCATCGCCACCGGGCACGGGCACTCGACCGGAACGCCATCGCCACCGGGCACGGGCACTCGACCGGAACGCCATCGCCACCGGGCACGGGCACTCGGGCCGGGAGCGGACCGCCGCCGAGACGTCAGTGATCGGACCGTCGGCGGGCGGCGGTGGTCGGCCGGAACGCGATCATTGCCGGGGCCAGCGCTCGAGCGGCGGGTGCGGTCGGCGTCCCGGCGGGGGCTCGGTCGGCGGGATTGTCGCCGGCTTGGGGGCTTGTGGTCGGGGTGTGGTCGGCGGTCGGGGACGGAGGGTGCGCCGGGGCCCACGGCGCTGGGTGGTGTGGGCTCCGGCGCGGGGTTGCGCGCTCCTGCGGAGGCGGCGGGCTTACGGCAGGGCGGCGAAGGCGTCGGCCAGGGTGGATAGGCCTTCGTCGATCTCGTCGGCGGTGGTGGTCAGGGGTGGGGCGATGCGGAGGACGTTGCCGTACAGGCCGCCCTTGCCGATCAGGAGGCCGCGCTCTCTGGCTCGCTCGGTTACCGCTGCCGTCGCGGTCTTGGCCGGGGTTCTGCCGTCGGCCTCGACCAGTTCCACGCCGGCCATCAGGCCCTTGCCCCGTACGTCGCCGATCACCGGGTGGCGTTGCTGCAGGTCGCGCAGCCCGGCGTGCAGGCGGCCGCCCACCTCGTGTGCGTGCCGCTGCAGGTCGTGGTCCCTGACGTAGTCGAGCACCGCAAGTGCCGCGCTGGACGCCAGCGGGTTGCCGCCGAAGGTGGAGATCGAGTTCGCCGACACCGCGTCCATCACCTCGCCGCGGGCCACGACGCCGCCGATGGCGAGGCCGTTGCCGAGGCCCTTGGCGAACGTCATTGTGTCCGGCACGACGCCGTGCGCCTGGATGCCCCAGAAGTGCTCGCCGGTGCGGCCCCACCCGGTCTGCACCTCGTCGGAGACGAGCAGGATGCCGTAGTCGTCGAGCACCTTCTTCATCGCGCCGAAGAACCCGTCCGGCGGTGTGGCGAACCCGCCGACGCCCTGGATCGGCTCGGCGATCAGGCACGCGACGTCGCCCGCGGTGGTCGTCTCGATCACCTCGCGCAGGTCGTCGACGCACGCGGCGATGTACGCGTCGTCGGGCAGGTGCCCGAACGGGCTGCGGAACCGGTAGCCGGAGTGCACGTAGCTCACGTTCACCGGCGTCAGGCTGGACGCGGACCAACCTCGGTTGCCGGTCACGCCCATAGCCGCGTACGACCGGCCGTGGTAGCTGTTGCGCAGCGCGAGGATCTGGTTGCTGCGGCGGTACTGGGTCGCGAGCAGCAGCGCGGCCTCGTTCGCCTCGGTGCCCGAGTTCGACAGGAAGACCTTGGCGTCCGGGATGCCGGACAGCTGAGCGATCCGTTCCGCCAGCTCGACCTGCCGCCTGATCAGGTAGAGCGTCGACGTGTGCACGACGCCGGTGTCGAGCTGCTCCTGGATCGCGGCACGCACCTCGGGCACCGCGTAGCCGAGCATGTTCGTCAGGATGCCGGCGAAGAAGTCCAGGTACGTGTTGCCCTCACCGTCGGTGACCCGACGTCCCTCACCGGACACCAGCTCGATCGGCTGGTCGTACAGCAGCGCGATCCAGTCCGGCAGTACCGCCTTGTGCCTCCCCAACAGGTCCGCGTGCTCACCCACGACCATCGCCTCCTCACTGATGAGAGCCTTCTCATGCGGCTCTCATCGCATTCGTCGTTGCCTATGACAGTCTCGTACACATGAGCTTCCTGAGGCGACCCGGCCGGTTGGCGATCGTGCTGCTGCTGCTCGGCTGTGCGGTGCTCGTCGCCGCGGTCGTCACCGTCCGCAGCACCACCGGCGGGGGCGCCGAGCCCTCGCTCGGCCCGGCGGTAAACGTCTCGTCGACACCGGCCTCGTCGACGAGCACGCCGGCGTCGACACCGACCGACGACGATGACGACGATGACGACGGCGCCAGCCCGGTCTCGCCCGGCAGCCCGTCCAGCGCGGGTGACGACGATGACGACGATGACGACGGCGGCAAGGGTCGTGGCCGCGGCAGGGGCGGGGACGACTGAGCGCGGCCGCTCCCCCGCACAATGAACCGATGAGAGTCAGCGCCAGAGCCCGCATCCTGTCGTGGATCCTGCTCGTCGTCGCCGTCGCACTGCTGCTGTCGATCCTCGCCACCCGGGCGATTCTCGGCGCCGGTCTCACCGACCGGCTCGACCACGAGCTCCAGCAGGAGGTCGGCGAGTTCCGGGCCTACGCGGAACAGACCCCGGCCGCCGACGTCGACGAGCTGATGGCCGGCTACCTGCAGGAGAAGCTGCCCGACAGGTACGAGACGTTCTTCAGCGTGGTCGGCACCACGGCGGC is a genomic window of Streptosporangiales bacterium containing:
- a CDS encoding aminotransferase class III-fold pyridoxal phosphate-dependent enzyme; the protein is MVVGEHADLLGRHKAVLPDWIALLYDQPIELVSGEGRRVTDGEGNTYLDFFAGILTNMLGYAVPEVRAAIQEQLDTGVVHTSTLYLIRRQVELAERIAQLSGIPDAKVFLSNSGTEANEAALLLATQYRRSNQILALRNSYHGRSYAAMGVTGNRGWSASSLTPVNVSYVHSGYRFRSPFGHLPDDAYIAACVDDLREVIETTTAGDVACLIAEPIQGVGGFATPPDGFFGAMKKVLDDYGILLVSDEVQTGWGRTGEHFWGIQAHGVVPDTMTFAKGLGNGLAIGGVVARGEVMDAVSANSISTFGGNPLASSAALAVLDYVRDHDLQRHAHEVGGRLHAGLRDLQQRHPVIGDVRGKGLMAGVELVEADGRTPAKTATAAVTERARERGLLIGKGGLYGNVLRIAPPLTTTADEIDEGLSTLADAFAALP